One genomic segment of Methanobacterium spitsbergense includes these proteins:
- a CDS encoding archaeosine tRNA-ribosyltransferase: MHDGPARLGKYSGIETPAIIDVEKSLKILKDEPMPYNVPKKLASWSVNCTVENARLSDETGVGVVHGSKYPDLRVHCAKELEDLGNTVLMIANPEELMKRSRDLVEILVMIRENINPNTMIYFPLAEPSFIPFLAYVGVDLFDNTSGMFYASLNTMLTPSMKYDLEKYKIFDMNQDELIDYNTKTMEFSIKEVQEHIKNGTLRNLVEERSCSSPEAMTALRLLDRDHSDFLDKYTQLY; the protein is encoded by the coding sequence ATGCACGATGGACCAGCTAGACTTGGTAAATACTCTGGAATAGAAACACCAGCAATAATTGATGTAGAAAAATCATTGAAAATATTAAAAGATGAACCAATGCCATATAATGTTCCAAAAAAACTTGCATCATGGTCTGTAAATTGTACTGTGGAAAATGCTAGATTAAGCGATGAAACTGGTGTGGGTGTTGTACATGGCTCAAAATATCCTGATTTGAGGGTTCACTGTGCCAAAGAATTGGAAGATCTTGGCAATACTGTTTTAATGATTGCAAATCCCGAAGAATTAATGAAAAGATCCAGAGATCTTGTAGAGATATTGGTTATGATACGTGAGAACATTAATCCAAATACAATGATTTATTTTCCGCTAGCAGAACCATCTTTCATACCATTTCTGGCGTATGTGGGGGTTGATCTCTTTGATAATACTTCAGGAATGTTTTATGCTAGTTTAAATACAATGTTAACTCCTTCAATGAAATATGACCTTGAAAAATATAAGATATTTGACATGAACCAAGATGAACTTATAGATTATAATACAAAAACAATGGAATTCTCAATCAAGGAAGTACAGGAACATATCAAAAATGGTACCCTAAGAAATTTAGTTGAAGAAAGGAGCTGCTCCTCACCAGAAGCAATGACTGCTTTAAGGCTACTCGACAGAGACCATTCAGATTTCCTTGATAAATACACACAGCTTTACTAA
- the hdrC gene encoding CoB--CoM heterodisulfide reductase subunit C — protein sequence MKTLKRLKNILSGEENKEEEKTETPEGETVTEAKTSTDKKEETTKDNDKTIKSEAKDIAENVKSKAKGVKSKAKDVAKNVNSKVSKTEKKDLKPEKSKTDRSGKMTLLEGREEEVITRKNIDEDFKQEIMDAGAESVALCFQCGTCTGACPSGRRTPYRIRNVVRKSVMGLKEEVISDDTIWMCATCYECQERCPRGIKIVDVVKTVRNFAAQAGYMAPAHKMTGSFVIKTGHGVPINDATMALRKSVGLDELPPTTHQFPEALEEVQKIFKATGFDNLIGWNWEKGELE from the coding sequence ATGAAAACATTAAAACGCTTAAAAAATATATTAAGTGGAGAAGAGAATAAAGAAGAAGAGAAAACAGAGACTCCTGAAGGAGAAACAGTAACTGAAGCAAAAACTTCAACAGATAAAAAAGAAGAAACAACAAAAGATAACGATAAAACAATTAAATCAGAAGCTAAAGATATTGCAGAAAATGTGAAATCCAAGGCAAAGGGTGTAAAATCCAAAGCCAAAGATGTTGCAAAAAATGTAAACTCTAAAGTTTCAAAAACTGAAAAAAAAGATTTAAAACCTGAAAAATCCAAAACAGATAGGAGTGGTAAGATGACTTTACTCGAAGGAAGAGAAGAAGAAGTGATAACCCGTAAAAATATTGATGAAGATTTCAAACAGGAAATTATGGATGCTGGTGCTGAATCAGTAGCTTTATGTTTCCAGTGTGGTACATGTACCGGTGCATGTCCTTCTGGAAGGAGAACACCTTACAGGATTAGGAATGTTGTAAGAAAGTCTGTTATGGGACTTAAAGAAGAAGTAATATCCGATGATACCATTTGGATGTGTGCAACATGTTACGAATGCCAGGAAAGATGTCCAAGAGGAATTAAAATTGTGGACGTTGTTAAAACAGTGAGGAACTTCGCTGCACAGGCAGGATACATGGCACCTGCACACAAAATGACTGGTTCATTTGTTATAAAAACAGGACACGGAGTCCCTATTAACGATGCCACAATGGCACTTAGAAAAAGCGTTGGACTCGATGAATTACCACCAACAACCCACCAGTTCCCTGAAGCACTTGAAGAAGTTCAGAAAATATTTAAAGCCACAGGATTCGACAATCTTATTGGCTGGAATTGGGAAAAAGGGGAGCTAGAATAA
- the hdrB gene encoding CoB--CoM heterodisulfide reductase subunit B, with amino-acid sequence MAFAYFLGCIMNNRYPGIEKATRVMFDKLDIELNDMEGASCCPAPGVFGSFDKTTWAAIAARNITIAEDMNSDIMTECNGCFGSLFETNHLLKEDEEMKGKINGVLAEAGREFKGEVSVRHFAEILYNDVGLDKLNEAVTTPLNLNVAVHYGCHFLKPSAEINIDNPHKPTILDELVEVTGAKSVDYKDKMMCCGAGGGLRSRDIDVTLDYTKEKLDNMTDAGVDAIVNVCPFCHLQFDVGQTEVNKKYGTDYKIPVFHLAQLYGLAMGLKREDLTVDAHITSTDPAIKKLDEITGGE; translated from the coding sequence ATGGCATTTGCATATTTCTTAGGATGTATAATGAACAACAGATACCCTGGAATTGAAAAAGCAACTAGGGTAATGTTTGACAAACTAGATATTGAGCTCAACGATATGGAAGGAGCATCCTGCTGCCCTGCACCAGGTGTTTTCGGATCATTCGATAAAACAACATGGGCTGCAATAGCTGCAAGAAACATAACCATAGCAGAAGACATGAACTCAGATATCATGACAGAATGTAATGGATGTTTCGGTTCACTCTTTGAAACCAACCATCTCCTCAAGGAAGACGAAGAGATGAAAGGTAAAATAAACGGAGTTTTAGCTGAAGCTGGAAGGGAATTCAAGGGAGAAGTAAGTGTTAGACACTTCGCAGAAATTCTCTACAACGATGTTGGACTTGATAAACTTAATGAAGCTGTTACAACACCATTAAATCTAAACGTAGCAGTTCACTATGGTTGCCATTTCCTTAAACCAAGTGCAGAAATTAACATTGACAACCCACATAAACCAACAATCCTTGACGAACTCGTTGAGGTAACAGGTGCAAAATCAGTTGACTACAAAGACAAAATGATGTGCTGCGGTGCAGGTGGAGGTCTAAGATCACGTGATATAGATGTCACCCTAGACTACACCAAGGAAAAACTCGACAACATGACAGATGCAGGAGTAGATGCAATTGTAAATGTGTGCCCATTCTGCCATCTACAATTCGATGTAGGTCAAACAGAAGTTAACAAGAAGTACGGAACAGACTACAAAATTCCAGTGTTCCACCTTGCTCAGCTCTACGGGCTTGCAATGGGATTAAAACGAGAAGATCTAACTGTCGATGCTCATATAACAAGCACAGACCCAGCTATTAAAAAACTCGATGAGATCACTGGAGGAGAATAA
- a CDS encoding DUF749 domain-containing protein translates to MFVASLVGVFRFKDLPEKYGPFVQHKALLEKKTIDDEDQIAIVNIAGTESNHVLFLDSYKNVKEIMEELKLVDAELNYNSKKILEGHL, encoded by the coding sequence TTGTTCGTTGCAAGTTTAGTTGGAGTATTCCGTTTTAAAGATCTACCAGAAAAATACGGGCCATTTGTACAGCATAAAGCTTTACTTGAGAAAAAAACCATTGATGATGAAGATCAAATAGCTATAGTGAATATAGCAGGTACAGAAAGTAATCATGTACTCTTCTTAGATTCATATAAGAATGTTAAGGAAATAATGGAAGAATTAAAGTTGGTTGATGCTGAATTAAATTACAACAGCAAAAAAATATTGGAAGGACATTTATGA
- a CDS encoding DUF2096 domain-containing protein, which yields MSDLPVEQTWMVLVELLSDLRKRNVEIDPDIPKDIRLAKTTINFYKVNPADPERLNEVKRINDFLNTAQSKLLDLAEEEGKEYVDQWIKKLTKASRGEKIYDLPDKKSEFVVGAPPGFSMVRVTFKIPLDEERIQDIAEYHNVIIEFLTDTIIAIYGDKQNIQDSLKEISSFFTEQIEND from the coding sequence ATGAGCGATTTACCTGTTGAACAGACATGGATGGTTTTGGTTGAACTTTTAAGCGACCTTCGAAAAAGGAATGTGGAAATAGATCCTGATATTCCCAAAGACATAAGACTGGCTAAAACCACCATCAACTTCTATAAGGTTAATCCTGCTGATCCAGAGAGGTTAAATGAAGTTAAAAGGATAAATGACTTTTTAAATACGGCTCAAAGCAAGTTATTGGATTTAGCTGAAGAAGAAGGTAAAGAATATGTTGATCAGTGGATAAAAAAACTCACAAAAGCCTCTCGGGGGGAAAAAATCTATGATCTACCCGATAAAAAGTCTGAATTTGTTGTTGGTGCACCGCCAGGATTTTCCATGGTAAGAGTTACCTTCAAGATACCATTGGATGAGGAAAGGATCCAGGATATAGCAGAATACCATAATGTGATTATAGAATTCTTAACAGACACAATAATTGCAATATATGGCGATAAACAAAACATTCAGGATAGTTTAAAGGAAATATCATCGTTTTTCACAGAGCAGATAGAAAATGATTGA
- a CDS encoding metallophosphoesterase family protein — protein MKILAVSDIHGKYIKIIDYLKKNTVDLIILTGDITDFGPNELAEEILNEISSFNIPVLAIPGNCDPINLYGSIDNSKAVNIHGKSVTIKNIGICGFGGSNPTPFNTPLEFDEIEIYDNARRVMEEIKNHEVTLFVTHAPPLGTKTDLLPSGKHVGSESLRKIIEEFQPSINICGHIHESIAIDKIGKTTIINPGMLKEGHACIINIDDSDEDNIKAIPEIISI, from the coding sequence ATGAAAATCCTTGCAGTAAGCGATATTCATGGTAAATATATTAAGATCATTGATTACCTCAAGAAAAATACTGTTGACCTTATTATACTAACTGGGGATATTACAGATTTTGGCCCAAATGAACTAGCTGAAGAAATACTTAATGAAATAAGTTCTTTTAATATTCCAGTGTTAGCAATTCCAGGAAACTGTGATCCAATAAATCTTTATGGGAGTATAGATAACTCTAAAGCCGTTAATATTCATGGTAAAAGTGTTACTATCAAAAATATAGGAATATGTGGTTTTGGAGGTTCTAATCCAACACCTTTTAACACTCCATTAGAATTTGATGAAATTGAAATCTATGATAATGCCCGAAGGGTAATGGAAGAAATAAAAAATCATGAAGTAACTCTATTTGTTACACACGCACCCCCATTGGGAACAAAAACAGATCTACTTCCATCAGGAAAACATGTAGGAAGTGAGAGTCTAAGGAAAATTATTGAAGAATTTCAACCTTCAATAAATATTTGTGGTCATATCCACGAGTCTATAGCGATTGATAAAATAGGAAAGACTACTATTATTAATCCCGGTATGCTTAAAGAAGGGCATGCATGCATAATTAATATAGATGATTCTGATGAGGATAATATAAAGGCAATTCCAGAAATTATTAGTATTTAA
- a CDS encoding 2-phosphoglycerate kinase, translating into MVEGEVGGKKYREPFSKGVLSRSLTRAEMDPDKAYTFASQIEAHLMDEGVKVINLDDLIMIVHEKLREEEGEIAEKYGLWKRIRKCDEPLIVLIGGASGVGTSSIAFEVANRLGIRNMISTDMIREVMRKIVSKELLPTIYESSYTAYRSLRIPPPPEFDEVLIGFRDHVDTVSIGVEAVIERALKEGISIVIEGVHIVPGFISEDLVSKHNVNMFVLTLQDEEVHKGRFYSRCRQQWARRPLKRYMDSFGAIRRTHKYFESQANKHHIPVIENIDVTTTIDSIIETITKTYGSEEDVRKIKS; encoded by the coding sequence ATGGTAGAAGGTGAAGTAGGTGGAAAAAAATATAGGGAACCCTTTTCAAAGGGAGTTCTTTCCAGGTCATTAACTAGGGCAGAGATGGATCCTGATAAAGCTTACACCTTCGCATCCCAGATTGAAGCTCATCTAATGGACGAAGGAGTGAAGGTCATAAATCTGGATGATCTGATCATGATTGTCCATGAAAAACTAAGAGAAGAAGAGGGCGAGATTGCAGAGAAATATGGACTTTGGAAGAGGATCAGAAAATGTGATGAACCTCTTATTGTACTGATTGGAGGTGCATCTGGTGTTGGAACTTCTTCTATTGCATTTGAAGTGGCCAACAGGCTGGGCATAAGAAATATGATCAGTACTGATATGATCCGTGAGGTAATGCGTAAAATCGTTTCTAAAGAGCTTCTTCCAACTATATACGAGTCTAGTTATACAGCTTACCGTTCACTAAGAATACCTCCACCACCAGAATTTGATGAAGTTTTGATTGGATTCCGTGACCATGTTGATACAGTGAGTATTGGAGTTGAAGCTGTTATAGAAAGGGCTCTAAAGGAAGGTATTAGCATAGTTATTGAAGGAGTACATATTGTTCCAGGGTTTATTAGTGAAGATCTTGTTAGTAAACACAATGTAAACATGTTTGTACTGACTCTTCAGGATGAAGAGGTTCATAAAGGAAGATTTTATTCTAGATGCCGACAGCAGTGGGCTAGAAGGCCTCTTAAACGTTATATGGACTCTTTTGGAGCTATACGGCGAACACATAAATATTTTGAAAGCCAGGCAAATAAGCATCATATTCCCGTTATTGAGAACATCGATGTTACAACTACTATAGACTCCATAATAGAGACCATTACTAAGACATATGGAAGTGAAGAAGATGTTAGAAAAATTAAAAGTTAA
- a CDS encoding CBS domain-containing protein, protein MLEKLKVKDVMSTKVISVPPSEDVVFAFEKLMKHKISSLPVINGDELVGIVTATDLGHNLILDKYEIGTVVEKVMVKDVVCVNPDDDLLTTVRKMNEFGSEGDIINQLIVIDNNHNIVGIISDGDIIRAIKI, encoded by the coding sequence ATGTTAGAAAAATTAAAAGTTAAAGACGTAATGAGCACTAAAGTTATTAGTGTTCCCCCAAGTGAAGATGTTGTATTTGCCTTTGAAAAGTTAATGAAACATAAAATTAGTTCTCTCCCTGTTATTAATGGAGATGAACTTGTTGGTATTGTAACAGCTACTGATCTTGGACACAACCTAATATTAGATAAATATGAAATTGGTACAGTTGTTGAAAAGGTTATGGTAAAAGATGTTGTATGTGTGAATCCAGATGATGATCTTTTAACAACTGTAAGAAAGATGAATGAATTTGGATCAGAAGGGGATATTATAAACCAACTAATTGTTATCGACAACAATCATAATATTGTTGGAATAATATCCGATGGTGATATTATAAGGGCAATTAAAATTTAA
- a CDS encoding FprA family A-type flavoprotein, whose product MKADAIKITDGVYWVGVLDWDLRDYHGYTLNGTTYNAYLVFGDKVALIDNTYPGSSAQLWGRINDAFEKENREFKLDFIIQNHIEMDHSGALTEIHKKFPEAPVYCTAAAVTGLKIHYPSLESVDFRVVKTGESLDLGGKQFVFLEAQMLHWPDSMFSLLLEDGILFSNDAFGQHLCFNDRYDTDISENVLMDAAAKFYANLLTPLSGLILNKFKQVTSLELLNKINMIAPSHGQIWTDPMKIINAYTGWATGKCEDKVTIVYDTMHGSTQLMAQALAEGIISQDVDVAMHFLHTDERSSIVTDILESKAVSFGAPTMFNQVFPSMGDLIFYLRGLNFAKTGIKRKAITFGSMGWSGEAPKILAEELEKCGFEIFEQIKVKYVPTEEELEKCYELGVKLGSEIKQ is encoded by the coding sequence ATGAAAGCAGATGCAATAAAAATAACAGATGGTGTTTACTGGGTTGGAGTTTTAGACTGGGATCTACGAGATTATCATGGTTATACGCTTAATGGAACTACTTACAATGCGTATCTAGTTTTTGGGGATAAAGTAGCACTTATTGATAATACATATCCCGGAAGTTCAGCTCAGTTATGGGGCAGAATTAATGATGCTTTTGAAAAGGAAAATAGGGAATTCAAACTGGATTTCATAATACAAAATCATATTGAGATGGATCACAGCGGTGCGTTAACAGAAATACACAAGAAATTCCCTGAAGCACCTGTTTATTGTACTGCAGCGGCTGTTACCGGGTTGAAGATTCATTATCCCTCCCTTGAAAGTGTGGATTTCAGGGTAGTTAAAACAGGGGAAAGCTTGGATCTGGGAGGTAAACAATTTGTATTCCTTGAGGCACAGATGCTTCACTGGCCTGACAGTATGTTTAGTCTTCTTTTAGAGGATGGAATACTATTTTCAAATGATGCATTTGGTCAGCACCTCTGCTTCAATGATCGTTATGACACTGATATTTCGGAAAATGTGCTAATGGATGCTGCAGCCAAGTTTTATGCCAACTTACTAACACCATTGTCTGGACTTATACTAAATAAATTCAAACAAGTCACGAGCTTAGAATTGTTGAATAAAATAAACATGATTGCACCATCACATGGCCAGATCTGGACAGACCCAATGAAGATAATAAATGCATATACCGGATGGGCCACAGGAAAATGTGAGGATAAGGTAACAATTGTTTACGATACAATGCATGGTTCAACACAATTAATGGCACAGGCATTAGCAGAAGGGATTATTAGTCAGGATGTTGATGTTGCAATGCACTTCCTACATACAGATGAACGTAGCAGCATTGTAACGGATATATTGGAAAGTAAAGCAGTTTCATTTGGTGCACCAACCATGTTCAACCAAGTGTTCCCAAGTATGGGGGATCTAATCTTTTATTTAAGAGGTTTAAACTTCGCTAAAACAGGTATCAAACGAAAAGCAATAACATTTGGATCTATGGGTTGGAGTGGGGAAGCACCAAAGATACTTGCAGAAGAACTTGAAAAATGTGGATTTGAAATATTTGAACAGATTAAGGTTAAATATGTGCCAACAGAGGAAGAATTAGAGAAGTGTTATGAATTGGGTGTTAAATTAGGTTCAGAAATTAAACAATAA
- a CDS encoding glycosyltransferase family 2 protein, which yields MEKYDLTVAYRIYPEISRSPAVFSSDKYKLSEFCLKSFKESLGDLNVKMIVLLDGCPPTYEELFLKYFDVENIDFIRLDGIGNLQTFGLQIEILLNQNYSEMVYFAEDDYFYFPNQFTEMVEFLKENSDVDFVTPYDHLDYYTQNIHKNKKSIKVSKNRQWKTVSSTCLTFLTTKNTLKETEKIFSTYQKGNSDFVLWLSLTKSSLKPIILIKSIKIFTLEIFYKILLFTRNQTLLGKSWKLWAPTPTIATHLEKNFLSPDIDWEEIWGITIE from the coding sequence ATGGAAAAATATGATTTAACAGTAGCATATAGAATATATCCCGAAATATCCCGTTCACCCGCAGTTTTTAGCAGTGATAAGTACAAATTATCTGAATTTTGTTTAAAATCCTTCAAAGAATCTTTAGGAGATCTTAATGTAAAAATGATTGTATTATTAGATGGTTGTCCACCAACATATGAAGAACTCTTTCTAAAATATTTTGATGTTGAAAACATTGATTTTATTAGATTAGATGGCATTGGAAACCTTCAAACTTTTGGGCTCCAGATAGAAATACTTTTAAACCAAAATTATTCAGAAATGGTTTATTTTGCTGAAGACGATTATTTCTACTTTCCAAATCAGTTTACAGAGATGGTTGAATTTCTAAAAGAAAATTCTGATGTTGATTTTGTCACACCATATGATCATTTGGATTATTACACTCAAAATATACATAAAAATAAAAAATCTATAAAAGTTTCGAAAAATAGACAATGGAAAACTGTAAGTTCTACTTGTTTAACATTTCTCACAACCAAAAATACCCTTAAAGAAACTGAGAAAATTTTTTCAACATACCAAAAAGGTAATTCTGATTTTGTTTTATGGTTAAGTTTAACAAAATCCAGTTTGAAACCTATAATTTTAATAAAATCCATAAAAATTTTTACTCTAGAAATTTTTTACAAAATACTTTTATTTACAAGAAATCAAACCTTGCTAGGTAAAAGTTGGAAGTTATGGGCTCCAACACCAACAATTGCTACTCATTTGGAAAAAAACTTTCTCTCTCCTGATATTGATTGGGAGGAAATATGGGGAATAACTATTGAATGA
- a CDS encoding inorganic phosphate transporter — MEWLLIIGVITAMYMAFNIAANDIGNSMGTVVGSGALTMRKALLIGALFEFLGAIFLGSSVIKTVGSGIVPLEFMTGLGAFIITMSAGIWITITLIKKIPISGSDAIVSSVLGYGIVYAGVNHLEWTTVGYIMASWVISPLIGLASGFLVYYFLKLGFLNKVKNNIGAKDRSEKIFSYFQIGSSSFAALGVGAIDIAAATGVLYVTVGSTIGFSIKLLGAFALVLGILIAGNRITDTIGRRITELVPTRGFSAQISAGSITILFASLGIPISPTQTLVGSVIGVGMARGTSTVKLDVIKHIASTWIITIPACIGISASLYLIINAII, encoded by the coding sequence ATGGAATGGCTGTTGATTATTGGTGTAATAACTGCTATGTACATGGCATTCAACATAGCTGCCAACGATATTGGAAATTCTATGGGTACCGTAGTAGGTAGTGGAGCTCTTACCATGCGTAAAGCTCTATTAATAGGCGCCCTGTTTGAATTTTTAGGTGCAATATTCCTTGGAAGTAGTGTTATTAAAACAGTTGGAAGTGGAATAGTACCACTTGAATTTATGACTGGTTTGGGTGCATTTATTATAACCATGTCAGCGGGTATATGGATTACAATTACCCTCATTAAAAAAATACCAATATCGGGTTCAGATGCTATTGTGAGTTCTGTCTTAGGATATGGTATTGTATATGCTGGCGTAAATCATCTTGAATGGACCACAGTCGGATATATTATGGCAAGTTGGGTTATTTCTCCGTTGATTGGACTGGCATCAGGATTTCTGGTTTATTATTTCTTGAAATTGGGATTCCTCAATAAAGTCAAAAATAATATAGGTGCTAAAGACCGTTCAGAGAAAATATTTTCTTATTTCCAAATTGGGAGCTCATCTTTTGCTGCTTTAGGAGTAGGTGCAATAGATATAGCTGCAGCAACAGGAGTTTTATACGTAACTGTTGGTTCAACAATTGGTTTCTCAATTAAGTTATTAGGTGCCTTTGCACTTGTTTTAGGAATATTAATAGCAGGTAATAGAATAACAGACACAATTGGAAGAAGAATAACCGAATTAGTTCCTACAAGAGGTTTTTCAGCTCAAATTTCAGCAGGTTCAATTACAATACTCTTTGCATCGCTTGGAATTCCCATATCCCCTACTCAAACTCTTGTTGGTTCAGTAATAGGTGTTGGTATGGCAAGAGGTACGTCAACAGTAAAATTAGATGTTATAAAACATATTGCATCAACTTGGATAATTACAATTCCTGCATGTATTGGAATATCTGCATCGCTATACTTAATAATAAATGCAATTATCTAG